The window TCAGGCGACTGTCGCACTGAATTGGTATAGGTAAGGGTTGCCTCTTGAGTAAACCATTTCTGCAAATCGGCTGAAACAAAGCCGCTGATGGTCTTACGTCTGAACATATCTTTATCCGTAACCAATGGTCCGTTCTCACGGCTCAAACTTCCTGAAACACGATAACGTATCTTGTCAGTACCACCAGAGATGGTCAGATTATGATTGGTAATAGAACCCGTTGTGAGAATATTCTTAGCCAAATTCTTCTCTGACAACCAGTAGACACGGCCATCGGTGTCTTTGAAGATACCATCGCCAACGGTTGCAACAGAAGAAGGGTCAGCCTGATACTTCTGCAAATAGTCGCGCCACTTGCTTACATCACCATTACCAGCCCAATAAGAATTAGAGTAACCTGCCTCAAGATAAGCATCCAAATACTGCATCAAAGAAGCCTGCTCCAAATGGTTGAGCGACTGTTCCCATCCTAAACTAAAGTTATAGTTAGCTGTAAAACGGGCGTCATTCTTCGGATGTTTCAGTGTTACCAATATCACACCGCCTGCTGCACGCGCACCATAAATAGCCGAGCTGGCAGCATCTTTCAATACCGTTACACTCTCGATATCTTCAGGGTTCAGCATACTCAAGTCGCCTTCTACGTTGTCAATCAAGACTAACGGACCACCTCCATTGATAGAAAGCGTACCACGTACGTTCAATGACTTAGAATAACCGGGACCAGAACCACCACCGATAGTAAGTCCAGGCATAGCTCCTTGCAGTGCTGCTGCTGCGTTCACCACAGGTCTATCACCCAAGACGTCGCTCATCTTCACTTGAGAAACAGAACCAGTGAGGTTGGCTTTCTTTTGTAATCCATAACCAACAACGACCACTTCGTCAATGGCTTTGACATTACTTTTCAGTGTTACAGCCATATTAGTAGCTGCTTTCTGCTCTGACTCGTCAAAACCTACGTAACGGAAAACCAGCGTAACGCCAGTTGGCACCTGTATAGAGAAGTGTCCGTCGAGGTCGGTAACCGTTCCGTTTGACGTTCCTTTCTGCATAACAGTTGCACCCACGAGTGGTTCACCCTGACTGTCTTTAACAGAACCTGTGATTGTTGTTAACGTTTGCGCATCCACACACAGTGGGACAAGCAACAGCATAATGAGCAAAAGCCTGCCCATCGCTTTCATAGTTCGATGTAGATAAATGTTCATTTGTATAAATTTAGGTAAATTGTTTTCAGTTATCTATAGCTTCATTTTAGGTTGGCTATTCGCCATTATGTGCATTCATATCGCCATCTCTGCGCCATGTCACACACATAAGTAGTATGCCTTTTCAGGCTTAACCCCGCTTCTGTTTAGTTGACTGCAACAACGTTCAAACTATTCCTTTACTTGTTGTGCGTTTAGGTTTATTCTTGCTTGCAGATGGGTTAGTAATTGTTTAGGGTTGTAAAGATATATAATTACAACAAATAAAAGGGGTATGCTTAACAATTATTAAGCATTTCAAGGCATGCACTTCATTATATCTTACAAATGTTGTAGTGCTTTTATGGCATTATATTAGACTTAAGTTGTTTTCATACAGAGAATATATTGCAAGGGATTTGGTACTCCGCACCATTGGTGCTAAGTATCCACACGACACGTGCTAAGCATCCGCACCACATGTGCGGAGCATCAACACATCAATAGAAAAGACTAAGAGAAAGGCTTAATCAGATATTATTAGATACGAATGACAAAGGTTTGTCGGAATTATTGACCTATCAATATTATTTTATTGCAATCCTCTTCCTACACTAACCACCCTACCCTGCTTGTCGGTCTTGATAGTAAGGGGATAAGTACTGCGACAACCTGACATGCGGTAAACGTCATAGGAGGTGTTTGGTCGTAAGGGGAGGCGACGAGGAGACAAGGTGTCGCCATGTAAAACGATACTACAACAAGTGGGAAGGTTATTGATTTCAAGGATAGATGGGTTGTAACTATCATACCAAAAGGCGTGTACACCCTTATTATAAATGACAGAGAACTCATCTGCAGCATCTTCACCGCTAAAGTATAAGCTACCACCGCAGACACAACCTTGCTTCACAACGAAGGCTTGTTTATCTATGTCAAAAGCAAGACCTTCGCCATCTGAACAGCCATGTAGGAATACTAAGATGAATTCTATCATCAACGTTGAAAGGAACACTGCGATAAAAAGTGTTTTATTCCTCGTCTTTAATACTCCTTTCTTCATCTCCTAAAAGTTTACTCGTAGTAAGATTTTTATAAACAAAAAGGCCAATGTAAACAGCAGTATGCTTACATTGACTTATAGTTGGAGAAAATCAATATTCCGTTTTATCAGCCTTTGCTGTCCATTGCTTAAAGACTTCTAAGGCTTCATTGCGCAAAAGAATCTCTGATGGTTTCTTGCGATATTGCGGTTGTACGGCTATCTCCTGATAGATGAAATCGTCATCAAAACCTATGTCGGCAGCATCTTTGCGGTCGTTAGCATAGTAAATCTTATCGAGGTGTGCCCAATAGATAGCGCCAAAGCACATCGGACAAGGTTCGCAAGAGGTATAGATTTCGCAACCACTGAGGTCAAAAGTATTCAATTTCTGACACGCTTTGCGGATAGTTGATACTTCCGCATGCGCTGTTGGGTCGTTGTAGAGGGTCACACCATTGCTTCCTTCGGCAATAATTTCACCATTACGGGCAATGACAGCACCAAATGGACCGCCCCCATTTCGTACACTATCGGCAGAGAGTTCGATAGCTCTTCGCATCAATTCTTCTTTCGTCATTTCAGTTGTATTTTGTTAGTTCTTTTCGTCTTGCTCACGTATCTGCTGATAGATGCGATCAAACACCTTTCTTAGCTCCGCCTCACTGTCAATCGTCTTACGGATTGTTTCAAGATTCTTTGCATTCGGTGAGCCTGGAATCCATAGTTTCAGATAACCAGAACGACCATATTTCTCTTTCATGTGGTCGCGGAAACGCTGCCACATCTGTTCATCATTCTTCTCTGGATAGTTCTCAATACCAAAGAGAATGGCACGTGAGAAGACGACTTCTGGCTCAAGGTCACGGTCAGCCTCAGCAACAATCTTACCATAGATGCTGCGTGGTACACGTGAACTACTTGCACGATGGTCTTCAACTGCTTCCTTCATAATCTTCAACTGTTCGGCAGAGAACCATTTTCTCAATCGTGCATCAGCAATGAGAATCTTACCACTGGTGATATGATGAATGGCACGTGGGCCAGCCATACCAAGGTCGTGATAGGCAGCAATGACATATACCATATTCACATCGGCACCCGTTACGGCTGCCAAAGCAAGCGAACTCTTAATGACACGCTGCACGTGTCCGAGTCCATGACTCTGTCCAAAGTCATTATAGCGTGGGAGAATCTGTCGCTCCACAAAGTTCATTATTTCGAGATTCGGCTGGGACATAGGGATTGGGTGAGAGGTGATGAATGTTGGGTGTTGATGAAATGAGGGGTTGGGGGATAGGTGATGAATGTTGGGTGATGATGAAATGAGGGATTGGGTGAGGGGTGTTAAATGTTGGGTGATGATGGAATGAGGGATTGGGTGAGGGGTGTTGGATGTTGGGAGATGATGAAGTGAGAGGTTGAGTAAGGGGATTAAGGAAAGGTTTATGAACTAATTATCGAAATCGTGGTTGCTATACCATAGATTAACATATTCCGAGCGGTTTGCGCCAAGATGATATTTAGGTCCTTACCTTTCTTTATCTTCTTCATCAGCATGGCTGTCTTGTAATGCAAGATATTATAAGGTGCAAAGATGATGACCAAGAAAATAAAGGTAAGAAGATTATGCCTATCTTCTAAAGAGAGAAGGAAAGATAACTGAATATATGCCATAAGCCCCAAAGCTAAATAGAGTTTTTCTGCCTTTTCCTCGCCTATTCTCACAATGAGGGTTATCTTTCCGTCACGTTTATCATTCTCTCTATCACGGTAGTTGTTGACAACAAGCAGGGTATCTATCACCAAACCGCAGATAACTCCCGACATAATAACATCAAAGCAAAGAGCTTGAGAATGGTCAGGAAGGATGACGTATGTGGTGAAAACGACTGGTACAATACCAAAGAAGACCAGCACCAAGACATCGCCTAAGCCAAGATAAGAAAAGAATGTGGTGTAGAGGAAGGCAAAGAGAACACAAGCTGCACCAACGAGTATCATTTCCCAACCACCAAAGAAGATGAGGGGAATACCAACAAGAGAGGCTAATAACGAAGTGACAACAAGTCCTATGCGCATGGCAGGAAGGGTTATCCAGCCCTCAGAACAAGCCCGCTTCGGACCTAAACGAGTGCTACGATCATCATTACCTTTCAAACAATCGAAGTAGTCATTGATGAAGTTGGAGTCTATCTGCATCAGAAAGGCAAAGAGAAAACAAAGAATGGCAGGGACAACCCGAAAGTTCTCCCCGCCACTTAGCTTCCAAGCCCAACCAGTTCCTATCATTACGGGTACCATTGCACCTGTGAGCGTCTTCGGACGCGCAGCAAGTACCCATGCAGAAAGACTGTTGGTCTTTATCTTGTCATTCTCTGAAATCACGTATTCGTATGTCTAAACGATTAGTTAAAGAAGTTCCAGCTGATACCAAACTGCAATACACGCTGGTTCAATGGGTAGTGAGGTGTATAGAAATACTTACCGCCTTCACCACTATTCACATGCGTGAACATTACGAAGAAGCGAGTATGCTGCAACTGGAAGTTAGCATAAGCATTCAAATGTGGATAGTTGCCAATCTTTGTACGGCTCGCATCGGTCTCTTGTATACCAAAAGCACCGATTCCAGGTATGTACTCTGGCGCATAATAACTTGTGAAGTAACGGCCGTCAACACCAAGATCAACATCCAACACACGTGCTATCTTGAATCGTATAAACAGATTACTATAAGCGTTGAATGTCGGTACTGGGAGTATATCTTCCTTACTTGATTTCTGGAAAGTCAGCACATTTTGCCAGTTTAAGATACCCAAACGGAAGTCTTGTTGTAGCTGTAACGTCAGCAAGTTGATAGGACTGCTGGACTGACGAACATTCAAGTTGTTATGCTGTACGAGGTAGTTATCACCGCTTTGAATGCGGTCGTTTTGTATACCAAAGTAGGTATAATTCTTGAGAACATCATAGCCTACACGCAATTTGGTGCGTGTCTTCTTCAAAGAGAACTCACCCAAGATGCGAGAATGTATCTCTTGATTGAGGTTATTGTCCCACATATAATGCTTACCAAAGTACTGACCCATATAGAATGATGGAACAGAACGATGGAAGAAAGCTGTTGCAGCGAGTTGAACTGTGTCACCCAAAAGAGGGAAACCGAGGTCGGCATGACCATCAACGTGGATCTGTCCTGCCCTACTACCAGCCAACCAAGCCTCAGCACTAACATCATAATGGAACGTCTTACCCAGTGTCTTCAACAGCTGACCACCGACAGAAATATCATGTTGGTTCCATGTCTTATCCCCGTTATAGAATGCTACCGCAGAGCCACTTGGCGTTATCATTGAAGGAAGGGCATAATGTCGCAACTCATAGGAAAGGAAAGCTTTCAGTCCAGCCTTCGCCCATTTGTTGAATCCCTCAAGCAAAGCGACAGCAAAGGTATTCTTCAATGACCAGTGCTTTGTCGTATCATAAATCGAATCATTGGCTGCAGTACCATAGTTAAAGTAGTTCTGTGCATAGAAATCAGTTGGAGTATCGTACGCTTGATAGATACGACGGTAATTATCGAAACGTGCTGTATGAATGAAACTCGTCACAGGAACATACTCTTCTTTCATCCATTTCTGAGTGGAATCCTTAGCCAAAGCATCCTGCTTCTTGAGGTTTGCCATCTGAGTAGAGTCCTCCAAATTAACCGTCATACGCTCATTGGCATTAGTATTCTCCGCTGTTGTCTTCACTTGTGACGCATCACCAGCAATGACAGCATCGTCAGGTCGACCTGCAGAACGCTTCTCCTTATCGTAAGCCTCCTCATCAAACTTCTCACCCTTTGCCTTTGCACGACGACGAGCCTTCTCTTTATCTTGTTGTGCTTCTTGTGCTTTCTGAGATTTAAGTGCAAACTGCTTCGCCTTAATCTCCTCTTCGGTCATTGGCACCTTACGGAAGAATCCGAGGCTATAACGATGATTGAAGAACACATGTTGATTGTCATTTCTATTCCAATTCTGCTTCAATATGGTAGGAATCTCTTCTTCGCTATAACTATCGCGGAACGATTCTGGATGTGTGATATAGGCATCATTGGCAATACCACCATTCTCTGCAACCTTCTGATGATTCAAAGAAAGGAGCAAATGTGCCTGATAGCGTTCACCTAAATAGCTTCCCCACATTGAGTAGTTGAAGTGAGAAGCACTCTGACTGCTATAATATCCACGTCCGTATAGGTAATCAAACTTAAAGCCAAAACCCCACTCCTTACCTGCATTCACCGCAAAGAGTGCCTTAAATCGGTCTTCTCCGTTGTTTCTGTTACCAGCGGTATTATAAGAGAGAACCGTGATAGGCGAAAGAGTTGAGGTGAACTGGAACTCATTTGGCTGTACGATAAACATATCATAGGGGTCGAGGAAGAAGAATTCTGACATGGCTGGACGGTCAATAAAGATACGATTCTGACGTGGAGAACCCAAGTTACCTAAGGTGTTATACTCCCCTCGCTTTCCGTAAGTGAGGTTAGAATTCATATACATATACGACAACGTATCGGGAACAGCAGGCTTGCGGTCACCGAAACGCTCATCAATCGTCCACACCTTCAACCCACGTGGTATCTCCTTGTGCTCACTTTGTATAGAATCCGAACGTCCTGCGTTACGATTGTTTCTATAACCATCAGCCGTGAAAGTACCATCATCATACGGAGTGGTATCGTCTGTCTGTGCCATAGCAGCATTAGCCACCAACACAAAAAGGGAAAATAAGAAAGTAAGTTTCTTCATTTAACGAATAAAACGGAGTACGCTTTCGACCATCTTAAAGACCATCGAAACAAGAATAATAATTGTACCAGTCGTAGTGTTATCGGTTAAGAAATAAACAATCACACCAACAAGCGCACCTAACATAAAGATAATGTTAAGCCATTGGCGGATAGGCAAGAACCTATCTTCTGTCTCACGTTTATTACGACGACGTTCTGGACGACGTGCCGTACTATTCTGTATTTCCATTTTCTCTTCTTTATTGTATTAAAAGTGTTTGTCAGCAGCTTTGTTTTAACGCTTTAATCAGCGCATTAGAATAGGCAAAGAACAAACGTTCATAAGGTCGTTATCCCTACCCATCACCACTGACACACCCAAAAGTATATCCCTTCTTTGTCTTACTTCAATGCCTGAGCGAAGCCTTCAAAGATACTATTCTTACGATCAACCGTTGCACGACGGAACTTACCAGATACTGGCAAGAGACGAGTCTGCTTCTTGTTCACTGCATACTTATCGGTAATCCACTGCTCTGCCGATAGGTCAGAAACATTGCCTTGAACATCATAACGATAAGTCAAACGGTTCATTGTCAATGTTGCCTGTCCATCACTACAAGTAGCCTGAAGAACATAATTGAACTGAGTATAGTCCAATGAAAGGAACGAAGATGAGAAAATCAACTTCTCACGCATCGTTGCTACAATGCTATGCTCACCCTTGTTCACCAAAGCAACCTTACTACCACTCAACTGATTGTCGCCCTGCGTGAGTTCTGTAAGATAAGCAAACGCCTTGTCATAGAGTTCGTCAGCAGTTGCTCCAGGTACATTAAACGTTTCAGTCCATACCACCTGACCGTTCACCTCTGGTATAATACCCTTCTGAAGATAAAGGTCCTTGTTTGCTTTACTATCCGCACTCACATTCTTATTGGCACGTGCTGCAGCAGTAGCTGGCGTTGCTGGAACAACCCACGCATCTGAAGAAGTGTTGCTAACAGTCTTTGTAGTGGTTGCCGCAGCCTTTGTCACTGGTGCAGCCGTAGTCGTCTCAGCCTTATTAGCAGCCTCACTAAGTGCCGCAGCCTCGCGCGACAATCGCTCAGCCTCAGCCTTCATGTCAGCAATTTTCTTTTCTATATCCTTTGCTTTCGCCTTATCCTCAGCTTCTTTCTTGGCTCTTGCTTCAGCCTCAGCCTTCGCTTTTGCAGCGTTTGCCTTCGCCTGTTCCAAGGCTGCCTTAGCCTCCTCTAACTGGCGTTGTGCCTGCTCTAACTTCTGTTCTGGAGTCAGCGTAGTCTGTGCCGCAGCCATCATTGGAAGGCACAAAAACAAGAATATCAAACATTTCTTCATAAGTTCAAACTTTATCTAATGATAATTTAACAAGCAAAGATACAAAATATTGTTTGCTTTATCGAACCTTTCAGTAAGTTTTTATCTTTTTTTTATTGACCATAATAATGAAAAGACAAAGTAACAGGAGAACAAAAGAGTTGGATAATATTATAAAGACAAAGTAACAGAAGAACAGAATACAGGATAATATAAGACAGAATAAGCATAAAGACAAAGTAAAAAAGAACAAAAATAGGGTAATGCAAAGACAAAATAGAAGAACAGAAGACAAGATAATGTAAGACAGAATAAGATAAAGACAAAGTAACAAAAGAACAAAACAGGGTAAAGCAAAGACAAAGTAACAAAAGAACGAATGTTTATAGAGGTATAATTTGTCCTATATTTTCATATCCCACTTTCCAAATCATGCTCTTTTAGCTTCTTAAAGACGCCCAATTGCCTTGCAAAAGATGCCCTTTAAGACCCTTACTAACGCCCTTTTGAAGTCCAATTAAGCACCTTTTGAAAAGCTGTTTTATAACCCACTGATTTACACAGGATTGTAAACTCACTTTTTACACGTCCTTTTTGCTTTATTACAAGGAACTTTTCTTAAATATTTGTAATTATTTCTCAAATCTTCCGCAGCGAGGTATTAAAGTTACATTTGCTTTGAATGTTGTAAAAGTCTAATTACTATTTGATATTAATATAATACGGATAAAGCTCTTCATACAAATCATTTCTTTCCAAACAAATAACCTAAAGAAAGAGTTATTATAGGGCTAATACTTGTCCACATACTTTTTATAAAAGCTATATCTTGTTTTTTATAATATACCCAACATGATATGACTGACACCCCTAATATTAACAATATACATATAGAGGCAGTTATATTTTTTGAAGCATGCTCAGCACTTCCCAAAAGCCGACCTATAAACCCTAAATTTGTATTTAACAAATCTTTTTCATGTTTCTGATCTCTTTCCTTACATTTTAATTGAAACTCGTGCTCTTCTTTTTGGGTAACTTGCTCGTGTTGCATTTGAATAGTAGGAACGGAATAAGAATTTTTTCCATTTCCTTCATATGAGTATTGAGAACCTTGCATATCCTAATAACTTTATTAAATCTATTTATTTTTCAAGAAACCACGTATAGTAAAAAATTTTATCTTCTTTGCACTTGTCACTTTGAATATTTATCGAATGTATGCAGAATTTTAAATATAACTTTTTTCCATTTAACGTCGCTAACTGAAGCATTGACTTGGTTGAGGAAAAAAAAGATTGATTTTGATTATACATTGTAATTTTCATAAAATCCACTTTAGACTCTTCATCTTTCTCTAAATTAATAAAAAAATGTCCTTCTGTTAAATCGCCATTTTCATCCTTTTCGGTATCAAACACAAATCTAAAAGTTAAATTATCAAATTTGAATTCTATATTATTTGATGATGGAATAATTAGTGAACCCGAAGAAAGCACTATATACTCTCCTATAAATATTTTTTGATCAACCGAAAAATCATTACTACTCATAACTTATAATTCTTTATTTAAACCCAATCTGAAACAAGATGTATTCGCATGACATTACATAAAACTCTGATAAACAAAATAGTATACAGACTTTTTTG of the Prevotella melaninogenica genome contains:
- the menA gene encoding 1,4-dihydroxy-2-naphthoate octaprenyltransferase, with protein sequence MISENDKIKTNSLSAWVLAARPKTLTGAMVPVMIGTGWAWKLSGGENFRVVPAILCFLFAFLMQIDSNFINDYFDCLKGNDDRSTRLGPKRACSEGWITLPAMRIGLVVTSLLASLVGIPLIFFGGWEMILVGAACVLFAFLYTTFFSYLGLGDVLVLVFFGIVPVVFTTYVILPDHSQALCFDVIMSGVICGLVIDTLLVVNNYRDRENDKRDGKITLIVRIGEEKAEKLYLALGLMAYIQLSFLLSLEDRHNLLTFIFLVIIFAPYNILHYKTAMLMKKIKKGKDLNIILAQTARNMLIYGIATTISIISS
- a CDS encoding putative porin, translated to MKKLTFLFSLFVLVANAAMAQTDDTTPYDDGTFTADGYRNNRNAGRSDSIQSEHKEIPRGLKVWTIDERFGDRKPAVPDTLSYMYMNSNLTYGKRGEYNTLGNLGSPRQNRIFIDRPAMSEFFFLDPYDMFIVQPNEFQFTSTLSPITVLSYNTAGNRNNGEDRFKALFAVNAGKEWGFGFKFDYLYGRGYYSSQSASHFNYSMWGSYLGERYQAHLLLSLNHQKVAENGGIANDAYITHPESFRDSYSEEEIPTILKQNWNRNDNQHVFFNHRYSLGFFRKVPMTEEEIKAKQFALKSQKAQEAQQDKEKARRRAKAKGEKFDEEAYDKEKRSAGRPDDAVIAGDASQVKTTAENTNANERMTVNLEDSTQMANLKKQDALAKDSTQKWMKEEYVPVTSFIHTARFDNYRRIYQAYDTPTDFYAQNYFNYGTAANDSIYDTTKHWSLKNTFAVALLEGFNKWAKAGLKAFLSYELRHYALPSMITPSGSAVAFYNGDKTWNQHDISVGGQLLKTLGKTFHYDVSAEAWLAGSRAGQIHVDGHADLGFPLLGDTVQLAATAFFHRSVPSFYMGQYFGKHYMWDNNLNQEIHSRILGEFSLKKTRTKLRVGYDVLKNYTYFGIQNDRIQSGDNYLVQHNNLNVRQSSSPINLLTLQLQQDFRLGILNWQNVLTFQKSSKEDILPVPTFNAYSNLFIRFKIARVLDVDLGVDGRYFTSYYAPEYIPGIGAFGIQETDASRTKIGNYPHLNAYANFQLQHTRFFVMFTHVNSGEGGKYFYTPHYPLNQRVLQFGISWNFFN
- a CDS encoding nucleoside deaminase, with product MTKEELMRRAIELSADSVRNGGGPFGAVIARNGEIIAEGSNGVTLYNDPTAHAEVSTIRKACQKLNTFDLSGCEIYTSCEPCPMCFGAIYWAHLDKIYYANDRKDAADIGFDDDFIYQEIAVQPQYRKKPSEILLRNEALEVFKQWTAKADKTEY
- a CDS encoding DUF4468 domain-containing protein, whose amino-acid sequence is MKKCLIFLFLCLPMMAAAQTTLTPEQKLEQAQRQLEEAKAALEQAKANAAKAKAEAEARAKKEAEDKAKAKDIEKKIADMKAEAERLSREAAALSEAANKAETTTAAPVTKAAATTTKTVSNTSSDAWVVPATPATAAARANKNVSADSKANKDLYLQKGIIPEVNGQVVWTETFNVPGATADELYDKAFAYLTELTQGDNQLSGSKVALVNKGEHSIVATMREKLIFSSSFLSLDYTQFNYVLQATCSDGQATLTMNRLTYRYDVQGNVSDLSAEQWITDKYAVNKKQTRLLPVSGKFRRATVDRKNSIFEGFAQALK
- a CDS encoding HD domain-containing protein, with protein sequence MSQPNLEIMNFVERQILPRYNDFGQSHGLGHVQRVIKSSLALAAVTGADVNMVYVIAAYHDLGMAGPRAIHHITSGKILIADARLRKWFSAEQLKIMKEAVEDHRASSSRVPRSIYGKIVAEADRDLEPEVVFSRAILFGIENYPEKNDEQMWQRFRDHMKEKYGRSGYLKLWIPGSPNAKNLETIRKTIDSEAELRKVFDRIYQQIREQDEKN
- a CDS encoding DUF6864 domain-containing function, whose product is MSSNDFSVDQKIFIGEYIVLSSGSLIIPSSNNIEFKFDNLTFRFVFDTEKDENGDLTEGHFFINLEKDEESKVDFMKITMYNQNQSFFSSTKSMLQLATLNGKKLYLKFCIHSINIQSDKCKEDKIFYYTWFLEK